The following are from one region of the Vanessa atalanta chromosome 5, ilVanAtal1.2, whole genome shotgun sequence genome:
- the LOC125064312 gene encoding protein amnionless gives MYSTTFFIILNCISISLSAKVTWLPNTSFNLPNNFKDGKLPCSKQTVIFPESLANAIQIESGTSVGGFVLPLEGELILAEGVIELGPFADVNCTSESNSYYTEKSISLWAQPDVWTSTKFNKATPDAERVPCFDDVAEFPSNTDFTVILPDETQRIQGIKINGENLDTVQFKDYVTKQSDQTQQFVLNKNEDTGIVIARGHCTSLAGCPCQNNILSIDCSAKFCPIPSCINPVQPIGHCCKICGGTIALDIDRSFDITTFKEQVGRTIDSFGENSLIYHVGRLPPNKVQLVVVEKNEYSGTSAEVVNAIAYNMEKHIVHQMQISGSPLYRSGLGGKIFVSMFFTVILAMVGIYIYYYRLPEIRFPIIGRSHPSFFSRFDRRTESVVSLTRRDSVAPIGSSIGTAFRNPLYDSKRKNLIEESVMED, from the coding sequence ATGTATTCGActacgttttttattattttaaattgtatttcaatttcTCTTAGTGCGAAAGTGACATGGTTACCTAATACGAGCTTCAATTTGCCGAATAATTTTAAGGATGGCAAACTACCTTGTTCAAAACAAACAGTAATATTCCCAGAAAGTCTTGCTAACGCGATTCAAATAGAGTCTGGTACATCAGTGGGCGGATTTGTATTACCACTGGAAGGAGAACTGATTTTAGCTGAAGGCGTAATTGAACTTGGACCTTTTGCAGATGTAAATTGTACGAGTGAAAGCAACTCGTATTATACGGAGAAGTCTATCTCACTTTGGGCTCAACCAGATGTGTGGACCTCGACTAAATTTAATAAGGCGACTCCAGATGCTGAAAGGGTTCCTTGTTTTGATGATGTCGCTGAATTTCCAAGCAATACTGATTTTACAGTTATTTTACCAGATGAGACTCAGAGAATTCAAGGAATCAAAATAAATGGTGAAAATTTGGATACAGTGCAATTTAAAGATTACGTCACAAAACAGTCAGATCAAACTCAGCAGTTTGTTCTGAATAAAAACGAAGACACTGGAATTGTTATAGCACGAGGTCATTGCACGTCACTGGCAGGATGTCCatgtcaaaataacattttgtcaATTGATTGCTCAGCTAAATTTTGCCCTATACCTTCCTGTATTAATCCAGTTCAACCTATTGGACATTGTTGTAAGATATGCGGAGGCACTATAGCTCTTGATATCGATCGAAGTTTTGatataacaacatttaaagAGCAAGTGGGAAGAACGATCGATAGTTTTGGAGAAAATAGTCTGATTTATCACGTTGGAAGACTTCCACCAAATAAAGTGCAGCTCGTTGTCGTCGAGAAGAACGAATATAGTGGAACTAGTGCTGAAGTCGTTAATGCTATTGCTTATAACATGGAGAAACACATAGTTCATCAGATGCAGATTAGTGGGAGCCCTCTTTACAGATCAGGTCTGGGAGGAAAGATATTTGTGTCAATGTTTTTCACAGTAATTTTAGCAATGGTCGGTATATACATTTACTATTATAGATTACCAGAAATTAGATTCCCAATTATAGGGCGAAGCCACCCCAGCTTTTTTTCAAGGTTCGATCGTAGAACTGAGAGTGTGGTTTCTTTGACTAGAAGAGATTCAGTAGCACCAATAGGATCTAGCATAGGTACTGCCTTTAGGAATCCGTTATATGACTCAAAAAGGAAGAATTTAATTGAAGAGTCAGTTATGGAGGATTAG